GTCCCAATGCCCCACCTTCCTGTCTGTTCGATACAATATATGGCTATTTTACCCATTCAAGCACTAAATACTCGCGCTGCCTCTCAAAAAAAAACGAAAGACTACCCTGCGACAATAACGATCAGCAGGGCTGTAGCCATACCGATCAGGCAGCCGGCCATACAGTCCGACGGGTAATGCACGCCAAGATAAATTCGCGATAGACCGACTGTAAACGCCAGCGGCAATAATAAATACGAGATCCAGTCCGATGCGAAAAGAAACGGCGTCACAGTTGAGAAGACTGCTGTCGTATGACCGGAAGGAAATGAATAATCCTTTAGCGGATTGATCAAGATTTTCGTCCCCTGTATGGCTTCATAAGGTCTTGATCGTTGTATCTTCTTCTTGACAATAACGGCAAGAATGTGGCTGAAGCTCAGGGCGGCCAAACCTTGCCAACCTATTCCTCTCCATGGTTCAGGTGCAAACAGGATAACGCCGAGCATACACAGAATCGTACATGCCGCACTGCCGATATGGGTAGTCCATCTAAGCAGGCGATCGAGAACGAAATGGCTAAGCGTATGATTGCACCATAGAAACATCCGGTTGTCCCGTTCCCGCAGCCATTGGTAACAGCGAGCTTTCATTTCACACCACTCCA
This is a stretch of genomic DNA from Paenibacillus sp. sptzw28. It encodes these proteins:
- a CDS encoding phosphatase PAP2 family protein; this translates as MKARCYQWLRERDNRMFLWCNHTLSHFVLDRLLRWTTHIGSAACTILCMLGVILFAPEPWRGIGWQGLAALSFSHILAVIVKKKIQRSRPYEAIQGTKILINPLKDYSFPSGHTTAVFSTVTPFLFASDWISYLLLPLAFTVGLSRIYLGVHYPSDCMAGCLIGMATALLIVIVAG